A section of the Triticum dicoccoides isolate Atlit2015 ecotype Zavitan chromosome 7A, WEW_v2.0, whole genome shotgun sequence genome encodes:
- the LOC119331365 gene encoding uncharacterized protein LOC119331365 — MGGARALACLLCGSAVSRRGRAARLVLWGGEARAAKRGTQAGQVMLDFAGTVVCLADGFYIGRPAPVLAIEDRLVAGATYLVLPVDRLPRGYDAVTAASLAALSYDRAGPAGSVAGGPRSPFEYVKGDDGRTVIKVTPEFLVKTITARPGCGVGGGSEAVVDAEGACGGALCSTPELRKHYEQLVGSGRGRTWSPRLDTIKERKGRRLAAAVSPGRLSPVAVRLLGLGKGEYR; from the coding sequence ATGGGCGGTGCTCGCGCCCTGGCGTGCCTCCTCTGCGGCTCGGCCGTCTcgcggcgggggcgcgcggcgaGGCTGGTGCTgtggggcggcgaggcgcgggcggcCAAGCGCGGGACGCAGGCGGGGCAGGTGATGCTCGACTTCGCGGGGACCGTGGTCTGCCTCGCCGACGGGTTCTACATCGGCCGGCCGGCGCCGGTGCTGGCCATCGAGGACCGCCTCGTCGCGGGGGCCACCTACCTGGTGCTCCCCGTCGACCGCCTGCCGCGGGGCTACGACGCGGTCACCGCGGCGTCCCTGGCCGCGCTCTCCTACGACAGGGCCGGCCCGGCGGGGTCCGTTGCGGGGGGCCCCAGGAGCCCGTTCGAGTACGTCAAGGGCGACGACGGCCGGACGGTGATCAAGGTCACCCCGGAGTTCCTCGTGAAGACCATCACCGCGAGACCGGGCTGCGGTGTCGGCGGCGGGAGCGAGGCCGTGGTCGACGCAGAGGGCGCGTGCGGCGGGGCGCTGTGCAGCACGCCGGAGCTGAGGAAGCACTACGAGCAGCTGGTGGGATCCGGGAGGGGGAGGACGTGGTCGCCGCGGCTGGACACGATCAAGGAGCGCAAGGGGAGGAGGCTCGCGGCGGCGGTGAGCCCCGGGAGGCTGTCGCCGGTGGCAGTCAGGCTGCTAGGGCTGGGCAAAGGAGAATACAGGTAG